The following coding sequences lie in one Rutidosis leptorrhynchoides isolate AG116_Rl617_1_P2 chromosome 6, CSIRO_AGI_Rlap_v1, whole genome shotgun sequence genomic window:
- the LOC139854737 gene encoding uncharacterized protein — translation MDRWLGEATWNWCREVTRRTRTELDELKALLDGFQKQDLNSDSRFWRLSANVNFTTKKLTMLLDEKLVPSNGSRQVTQKNYLVPLKVEIFIWRVLERRIPVRTDLNKRGFDLDTARFPLCDDDVETIVHSMIFFRNSLDIWDRVYKWWKLGSFSNLSINEAFCGKSGTHYL, via the coding sequence ATGGACAGATGGCTCGGGGAGGCAACGTGGAATTGGTGTCGGGAAGTTACACGAAGAACACGAACAGAATTAGACGAATTAAAGGCACTGTTGGACGGGTTTCAAAAGCAAGATTTAAATTCAGATAGTAGGTTTTGGCGATTATCAGCAAATGTCAATTTCACTACAAAAAAGCTTACTATGCTACTGGACGAAAAGCTGGTACCAAGCAACGGATCGAGGCAGGTGACTCAAAAAAATTACTTGGTTCCTTTAAAAGTTGAAATTTTCATATGGAGGGTGTTAGAACGACGTATCCCCGTCCGTACCGATCTCAACAAAAGAGGTTTTGACCTTGATACAGCTAGATTCCCTCTATGTGATGACGACGTGGAAACAATTGTGCATTCAATGATCTTTTTCCGAAATTCGTTGGATATATGGGATAGAGTATACAAGTGGTGGAAGTTGGGTTCGTTCTCCAATCTAAGTATTAACGAGGCTTTTTGTGGGAAAAGTGGCACGCATTATCTTTAA